One window from the genome of Hyphomonas neptunium ATCC 15444 encodes:
- a CDS encoding L-rhamnose mutarotase produces MLRKAMMIRLNPEKMEEYKRLHADAWPSILRQITACNIRNYSIFLREPENLLVGMFEYHGADYDADMQAMADDPETQRWWALTDPCQSPLESVAEGEWWAPMEEVFHHD; encoded by the coding sequence ATGCTTCGAAAAGCGATGATGATCCGGCTGAATCCGGAGAAAATGGAAGAATACAAACGCCTGCATGCGGATGCCTGGCCGTCGATCCTGCGGCAGATTACGGCCTGCAATATTCGCAATTACAGCATCTTCCTGCGCGAGCCGGAAAACCTGCTTGTCGGCATGTTTGAATATCATGGCGCCGATTATGACGCCGACATGCAAGCGATGGCGGACGATCCGGAAACGCAGCGATGGTGGGCGTTGACCGATCCCTGTCAGAGCCCGCTGGAGTCAGTGGCGGAAGGAGAGTGGTGGGCGCCGATGGAAGAGGTCTTCCATCACGATTAA
- a CDS encoding enolase C-terminal domain-like protein, translated as MIDSIEARDIRFPTSRDSHGSDAMNPDPDYSCAYVTLKMRGGDPAGNGLTFTIGRGNDLCVAAIEGLGKHLIGRSLDEFEADLGLASRLLLNDSQYRWLGPEKGVVHLAAAALINAVWDALAKRAKKPLWRYVADMSPEQIVSAIDFRHISDFLSKEEALHRLTQQAPGKAARIEFLTREGYPAYTTSAGWIGYSDAQIVQLLKGAYAEGWRHFKIKVGGDLATDVRRCALFRETLGKDVKLSVDANQVWNIDQAVAAIKAIAPYNIYWVEEPTSPDDVLGHKEIARQVAPIQLATGEHAHNKVMFKQFLQAQAIGFCQIDSCRLAGVNEVIAVMLMADKAGIPVCPHAGGVGLCEYVQHLSMIDFVCISGTMENRVIEHAAHLHQHFRNPIEIRNGRYLVPSAPGYSVDLWPQSMADHEFPHGKVWAEETVAS; from the coding sequence ATGATTGACAGTATCGAAGCGCGCGACATCCGCTTCCCCACATCGCGGGACAGCCACGGCTCCGACGCGATGAATCCGGACCCGGACTATTCCTGCGCCTATGTCACGCTGAAAATGCGCGGCGGTGATCCGGCCGGCAATGGTCTCACCTTCACCATCGGGCGCGGCAATGATCTCTGCGTCGCCGCCATCGAAGGGCTCGGAAAACATCTCATCGGCCGCAGCCTGGACGAGTTTGAAGCCGACCTCGGCCTCGCCTCCCGCCTGTTGCTGAACGATAGCCAGTATCGCTGGCTTGGGCCGGAAAAAGGCGTCGTGCATCTTGCCGCCGCTGCGCTCATCAACGCCGTCTGGGACGCGCTGGCGAAACGCGCCAAAAAACCGCTCTGGCGCTATGTGGCCGATATGTCTCCCGAACAGATCGTCTCGGCCATCGATTTCCGCCATATCAGCGATTTCCTCAGTAAGGAGGAAGCCCTGCACCGCCTGACACAGCAGGCGCCGGGCAAGGCTGCGCGCATCGAATTCCTTACGCGAGAAGGCTATCCGGCCTACACGACCTCCGCGGGCTGGATCGGATATTCCGATGCCCAGATCGTCCAGCTCCTCAAAGGGGCGTATGCGGAAGGCTGGCGCCACTTCAAGATCAAGGTGGGCGGTGATCTTGCGACCGATGTGCGCCGCTGCGCCCTGTTCCGCGAAACCTTGGGCAAGGATGTGAAGCTCAGCGTCGACGCCAATCAGGTCTGGAACATCGACCAGGCCGTCGCCGCGATCAAGGCCATCGCGCCCTACAACATTTATTGGGTGGAAGAACCTACGAGCCCGGACGATGTGCTCGGCCACAAGGAGATCGCCCGCCAGGTCGCGCCCATTCAGCTGGCCACCGGCGAACACGCGCACAACAAGGTGATGTTCAAACAATTCCTGCAGGCGCAGGCCATCGGCTTCTGCCAGATCGATTCCTGCCGTCTTGCGGGCGTCAATGAAGTCATCGCTGTCATGCTGATGGCCGACAAGGCCGGTATCCCTGTCTGTCCCCATGCCGGCGGCGTCGGCCTCTGCGAATATGTTCAACACCTCTCGATGATCGATTTCGTCTGCATTTCCGGCACGATGGAAAACCGCGTGATCGAGCACGCCGCGCACCTGCACCAGCATTTCCGCAATCCCATCGAGATCCGCAACGGGCGCTATCTGGTACCCAGCGCGCCGGGATATTCGGTCGACCTCTGGCCACAGAGCATGGCCGATCATGAATTTCCCCATGGCAAAGTCTGGGCGGAGGAAACCGTCGCTTCATGA
- a CDS encoding aldo/keto reductase, with amino-acid sequence MISEPPALILPEFGLGAAGLGNLYTAISDETARETLDAAQAASLDYFDTAPFYGHGLSEHRVGAHLRATGNTPRLSTKVGRRLEPAGNRPIPDNGFEAPAPFIPVFDYSAGGIRASFEDSQTRLGVQSVDVLLLHDIGEMTHGAAHPKIMKQALEEALPEMAAMKWEGRTKWIGLGVNELDVCREVLEHTPLDVLLIAGRYTLLEHASSLGFLDECHRAGVRVIIGGAFNSGLLAAAPGDPQHYDYAAAPNWAINRAAELREVCEAFGTSLPAAALKFCSAHPAVVSVIPGARSPDQVRQIADWIASDIDPGLWDALKNKGLISQDAPV; translated from the coding sequence ATGATTTCAGAGCCCCCCGCATTGATATTGCCGGAATTCGGCCTCGGTGCGGCGGGGCTCGGAAATCTGTATACGGCTATTTCTGATGAGACGGCGCGGGAAACTCTGGACGCCGCGCAGGCGGCAAGCCTGGATTATTTCGACACGGCGCCCTTCTATGGTCACGGCCTCAGCGAGCATCGTGTCGGCGCGCATCTCCGGGCCACCGGCAACACGCCGCGCCTCTCGACCAAGGTAGGCAGACGGCTGGAGCCTGCGGGCAACCGGCCAATTCCGGACAATGGATTCGAGGCGCCAGCCCCCTTTATTCCGGTGTTCGACTATTCGGCGGGCGGCATACGCGCGTCGTTCGAGGACAGCCAGACCCGGCTGGGCGTACAGTCCGTGGATGTCCTGCTGCTCCACGACATCGGCGAGATGACACACGGCGCCGCCCATCCCAAAATAATGAAGCAGGCGCTGGAAGAAGCGTTGCCTGAAATGGCCGCCATGAAATGGGAAGGCCGGACAAAGTGGATCGGGCTCGGCGTCAACGAGCTGGATGTCTGCCGCGAGGTGCTCGAGCACACCCCCCTGGATGTGCTCCTCATCGCCGGGCGCTACACCCTTCTGGAGCACGCCTCTTCGCTCGGCTTTCTGGATGAATGCCACCGCGCGGGCGTCAGGGTGATCATCGGCGGCGCTTTCAATTCCGGCCTTCTGGCCGCGGCACCCGGCGACCCTCAGCATTATGATTATGCCGCCGCGCCAAACTGGGCGATCAACCGCGCCGCCGAGCTGCGCGAAGTCTGCGAGGCGTTTGGCACATCCCTTCCTGCTGCCGCATTGAAGTTTTGCAGCGCCCACCCGGCAGTGGTCTCCGTCATTCCCGGCGCCCGCTCGCCAGATCAGGTTCGTCAGATTGCTGACTGGATTGCCAGCGACATCGATCCGGGCCTCTGGGACGCGCTGAAGAATAAAGGGCTCATTTCTCAGGATGCGCCGGTGTGA